One region of Chryseobacterium muglaense genomic DNA includes:
- a CDS encoding TerD family protein, whose product MAINLQKGQRENINAPKFTIGLGWDTNNTSTGGAFDLDASLFLLNDSKKLVSDNHFIFYNNLESPDKAVIHSGDNLTGDGDGDDEQIKIDLTKIDSAVQEITVVVTIHDADARRQNFGQVRNSFIRIFNTETNEEILKYELDEDFSIETAVEFGRIYNRNGEWKFEAVGSGQREGLDKFVSMYQ is encoded by the coding sequence ATGGCAATTAACTTACAGAAAGGGCAAAGAGAAAATATAAATGCACCAAAATTTACCATCGGATTAGGATGGGATACCAATAATACATCTACAGGTGGAGCTTTCGATTTAGATGCTTCTTTATTCCTGTTGAACGACAGCAAAAAACTGGTTTCAGATAACCATTTTATTTTTTACAATAACTTGGAGTCTCCGGATAAAGCGGTAATCCACTCTGGTGATAACTTAACAGGTGACGGTGATGGTGATGATGAGCAAATTAAAATTGATTTAACTAAAATTGATTCTGCAGTACAAGAAATTACAGTTGTCGTAACTATTCACGACGCAGATGCAAGAAGACAAAATTTCGGACAGGTAAGAAATTCTTTCATTAGAATTTTTAATACTGAGACCAATGAAGAAATTTTGAAATATGAATTAGATGAAGATTTCTCTATCGAAACAGCTGTAGAATTCGGAAGAATCTACAACAGAAACGGAGAATGGAAATTTGAAGCGGTAGGAAGCGGGCAGAGAGAAGGCCTGGATAAATTTGTAT
- a CDS encoding phosphoribosyltransferase family protein produces MNKRYSLHKIDSAEVFTFSPAEYSYFKYGDKTFAEKFAKELFDGFISQHQEILDTDKEIVVLPSPYMAIPTASNFLCFYFKKYLDFYLFQKGKKSSVLSKINRNHTYTTDYGNLSFEDRKNLIANDTYYLDKDFLRGKLCIFIDDIKITGSHEYTVNKILNEYAVNADFLFMYYAELTNFDIDPKIENFFNYYTVKDVQDVVKVMSKDKFQFNTRIVKYILGLDSSNFDYLTSKIKKHHLDDLLELAISNNYHLIKEYENNINTLTQTEIYYGN; encoded by the coding sequence TGGTGATAAAACCTTTGCAGAAAAATTTGCAAAAGAGCTTTTTGATGGATTTATCAGTCAGCATCAGGAAATTTTAGATACTGATAAAGAAATTGTGGTTTTACCGAGTCCGTATATGGCGATTCCTACAGCATCTAATTTCTTGTGTTTTTATTTCAAAAAATATCTTGATTTCTATCTTTTTCAGAAAGGAAAAAAATCGAGTGTATTGTCTAAAATTAATAGAAATCATACCTACACCACAGATTACGGAAATCTTAGTTTTGAAGACCGTAAAAACCTGATTGCGAATGATACTTATTATTTAGACAAAGATTTTTTGAGAGGGAAACTGTGCATTTTTATCGATGATATTAAAATTACAGGCAGTCATGAGTATACGGTAAATAAAATTCTGAATGAATATGCTGTAAATGCCGATTTTCTGTTCATGTATTACGCTGAACTGACTAATTTTGACATTGATCCTAAAATTGAAAATTTCTTTAATTATTACACTGTAAAAGATGTTCAGGACGTTGTAAAAGTGATGTCTAAAGATAAATTTCAGTTTAATACGAGAATTGTAAAATATATTTTGGGCTTAGATTCAAGTAATTTTGATTATCTTACGTCTAAAATAAAAAAGCATCATCTTGATGATTTATTAGAACTTGCAATTAGCAATAATTATCATTTAATAAAAGAATACGAAAATAATATAAACACGTTAACACAAACAGAAATCTATTATGGCAATTAA